The following is a genomic window from Parvularculales bacterium.
TCCTAAAGTCGCCTCTTATCCCTTCACCACGCTTTATCCCCATCTCGGTGTTGTAGAGGCTGACGAGGAACGGTTCGTGCTGGCCGATATTCCCGGATTGATCGAAGGGGCTCACAAGGGAGACGGACTAGGTCACCGGTTTCTGGGCCATGTAGAGCGGTGCTCCGTCTTGTTTCATATTCTTGATGCCACCCGTGAGAGTGTCACCCGGGACTGGCATATTGTCCGCGATGAGATCACCGCATACGGGGGCGGGCTTGCGGACAAGACCGAGATTATCGGTCTCAATAAAATTGACAGCCTGACGGAGGATGTCATACGCACCAAGGTAGAAGAAATCACAACGGCAGCGGGAAAAGAACCTCTTTGCCTGTCGGGTGTTTCAGGTACCGGAGTCACGGAGGCCATGAGACATATACTGCAGCAGTGCCAGCGCCATGAAAGCGATGGCGATCATGAGACCCGTGAAGCGATGGAGGATGAGTATGCTCCCACCGATCAAAGGGAGGTATGGCACCCATGAGCAGCGGCGATATTACCCAGGCGAAGCGATTAGTCATCAAGGTTGGCTCTGCTCTTCTGGTGGATGAAGCAACGGGGCGTTTGAACGAAACATGGCTTGCGACTCTAACGGAGGACATAGCGCGCATGGTGGCGCGAGGTCAGGAGATTATTGTCGTTTCGTCAGGGGCCATTGCTCTTGGACGTCATGCGCTTAAGTTGCCGAGGGGCGAGTTGCGCCTTGAGGAGAGTCAGGCAGCGGCGGCCTCCGGACAAATTACGCTGGCCAATATATGGGCCGGCGCTTTGGGGAAGCATGAGCTAGCGGCGGCGCAGGTTTTACTTACTCCCGGTGATACGGAGCAGCGCAGGCGATACCTTAACGCCCGCGCAACCCTGACGACGCTTATAAAGTTTAACGCCATTCCCATCATCAACGAGAATGACACGGTGGCGACCAGTGAAATACGCTATGGCGATAATGACCGGCTGGCCGCAAGGGTGGCGGTTATGATTGGTGCCGATTGTCTGGTTTTGCTGTCTACGGTGGACGGGTTTTATTCTGCCGACCCCGGCGAAGACCCCACCGCCAGGCGATTTGATATTATTGATATCGTAACGCCACAGTTAGAAGATATGGCAGCGGATACAGGGAGCGATCTCAGCCGGGGGGGAATGAAGACCAAACTGGAGGCGGCGCATATGGCGTTGGAGTCCGGTTGCCGTATGGTGATCGCCCCGGGGGATACATCCGCACCTTTGCAGGCGATCGAAGCGGGTGGCCCCTGCACATGGTTTCACACACCTCATAGTCCTGTTACAGCCCGCAAGGCGTGGATTTCAGGGAGTCTTGCCCCTCTCGGTGTTCTGGAGATTGACGAGGGAGCCCTTCGCGCTTTGGGGGCGGGTAAGAGTCTACTTCCGGCGGGTGTCAAGTCGGTCACAGGGATTTTTGACCGGGGTGATGCGGTGCGTGTGGTCACAGGTCAAAATCAGGAGGTTGCGCGTGGCCTGTGTGCCTGGTCCAGTGCAGATGCGGCACAAATTGCTGGGTGCAAAAGTAATGAAATCAAAGCCATTCTGGGATATGGTGGCCGTGAGGAAATGATACACCGGGACGATCTGGTGCTAAAAAAACAGGGAAAACCATGAGTGCGACTGTCCAACACATAACGGATTCCGTAGAGACTACGGCCCACGCATTAGGCAGGGCCTCCCGTGAGGCTGCCGAGGTATTAGCGTGCCTTGGGCCTAAAGCGAAAGAGGCAGCATTGCTGGCCGCCGCCATGACCATGCGGGCGGATGCGGGTGATATTCTTGACGCTAATGCTCGCGATTTAGAGGAAGCATCCCAACGGGGGCTTGCCGAAGCCAAGCAGGAGCGTCTCACCCTTAATGATGAGCGTGTAGAAGCCATGGCTACAGCTCTGGAAGATATTGCGGCCCTGCCGGACCCTGTAGGACAAACCGTTAGTGAATGGTCCCGGCCCAACGGGCTTAATATTCGCCGGGTGCGTACTCCTTTGGGAGTTGTTGGGGTCATTTATGAAAGCCGCCCCAATGTAACGGCGGATGCCGGTGCCCTGTGCCTAAAAGCAGGGAATGCGGTTATCCTCAGGGGTGGGTCAGAATGTTATCACTCCAACCGTGCCATTCATGAATGTCTGAAGCAGGGCCTTATTGCTGCAGACATACCGGAGGGAGCCATCCAGTTGGTGCCCTCTCAGGACCGGGCCTTTGTCAGCGCTCTACTGAGTGGTCTTGGTGGTGCTATTGATGTTATTGTGCCCCGTGGCGGGGTGTCACTTCTGGGGCGGGTTAAGGCTGAAGCGCGAGTGCCGGTGTTTGGTCATCTGGAGGGGGTCTGCACGATTTTTGTAGACCGTGAGGCTGACCTTGCCATGGCCCGCGACGTTGTCGTGAATGCCAAGCTGCGACGCACCAGTATTTGCGGGGCGGCAGAAACCCTGCTGGTAGATGAGCAATGTGCTGCCACTCACCTTAAGCCCCTTGTGACAGATTTGCTGGATGCCGGATGCGCCGTGCGGGGGGATCAGGCAACGCAGGCCGTTGACCCCCGTGTTGAACCGGCAACACAGGAAGATTGGCCACGGGAATATCTGGATGCCATCATCAGTGTAGGGGTTGTCGCCGACGTGCAGGCCGCTATGGCCCATATCGGCCGCTATGGATCCCAACACACGGAAGCCATCATCACCGACAATGAAAAAACAGCGGCTTTGTTTCTTGATCAGGTGGACAGTGCCATTGTTATGCACAACACCTCCACCCAATATGCCGACGGAGGTGAGTTTGGCATGGGCGCGGAGATTGGCATTGCCACAGGACGACTGCATGCGCGCGGGCCGGTCGGGGTTGAGCAGTTGACCAGTTTTAAATATCAGGTGCGGGGCTCAGGTCAAACGCGCCCCTAACCCCTCCCTCATCATGCGTGCCAACCCTGCCATAGGTGTTCCCGCCCCTGAAGCGGGTATGCGGATAGGTCTTCTTGGGGGCTCATTCAATCCGGCTCATAAGGGGCATCTTGACCTGAGCCTGTGCGCCCTTGCCCGCCTTGACCTCCATCAGGTGTGGTGGGTGGTATCACCCCGGAACCCTCTCAAAGAGACACTTCAGGTTGCGCCTTATGAGGAGCGGCTTGAACGGGCACACGATCTGGCACAACATCCCGCTATTGTCGTTAGCGATATAGAGTACCGAATGGGGCTGCGTTATACCATTGACACCATAACCGCCCTTCAGAACAGAAACCCCGGCGTGGACTTTGTGCTTTTGCTCGGCGCCGATAATGTGTTGCAATTACCCCATTGGCGGAATTGGCGGAAAATTATCATGCGGCTACCTCTGGCCGTAATGCCCCGCGCACCCTATACGCGAACCGCCCGAACAGGAAAAGTGGCTCAAATCGTTAATAATCACCACGTTTATGGCCACACTGACAACCTGCATGCACATCTCAGACCTCCGGCCCTTATTTTTCTTGAGGGGCCGGAAAACCCCCTCTCGTCAACCGCATTGCGAAATAAAGAGACCTGACCCGGAGTATGTGTGCCTCCTTTCCGGTTGACAGTGCCCCTCCATTCGCGTTTATTTGACTATATGCCCCTACGTTGCGCACGCATGTTGCGCCGTTTATGCTTCATCTTATGTATCATCGGTGAAAAGGAAAAAGCAGGTTAGAGAGCATTAACCCTCACATTTGGTGGATAACCTCCATTTGGACCCGAGGTTAACAGGTATTTCCCCTGTCTTTGGCTCCCTGTCTTTGCCCCACAGGATTTATGACAAGCGATATTCTTATACATCCCGCATCCCATGATGCTGCGCACCGCACGCAGACCCGAGATCCTACCCCTTGTCATCATCCGCCAGCACACCGCGATGACCGCGAAGGCTTTTTGCACTGGTACAATACGGTTCGTACCGATAGTCAGATTCTGGCCGACCCCCTCGCACCGGAAGACATGGTTATCCAATCCATGCCGGATGTCAGCCCCACCAAATGGCATCTGGCTCATACCAGCTGGTTCTTCGAAACATTTCTGCTTACTCCCTACGTATCTGCATACGAACCGCCCAATGCCATTTATGGGCACCTTTTCAATTCTTATTATGAAGGCATAGGACAGCCTTTTTCCCGTCTCCGACGCGGCATGATATCGCGCCCTACCGTTAGTGAGATTTTAGACTATAGAGCGCAGGTGGATGCTGCCATGGCAGCGTTTATTCTCAACGCCCCCCAGGACACATGGCGCGAAGCGGCGGCTTTTGTCAGTCTGGGTCTTCATCATGAACAACAGCATCAGGAATTGATGCTCACCGACATTAAGCACGTACTCTCTGAAAACCCCATGATGCCTGCGGCCTATAAAGCCGTTGATGATTTCAGGGGCAATATGGCAGAAGCACAAGCTCTTGAGTGGCATGCTTTTGATGGCGGGCTTGTTGACATCGGACACGACAGTCAGGGAACAGACCCCGCTCTGGATTTCGCTTTTGATAATGAAAGCCCCCGCCATGAACAATTAGTGCGTCCGTTTTTATTGGCCAACCGGTTGATCACCAATGGAGAATATTTATCCTTTGTAGAAGATGGCGGGTACCAAAACCCTCTGCTCTGGCTGGCTGACGGATGGAGTCAGGTGCAGGAAAACAACTGGGTAGCCCCTCTTTATTGGCAACGGGGTGAGGGATATGACTGCGAGCAAAGCGATGTCTGGCGGGAGTTCACGCTGGCGGGCCTCGTGCCGTTAAATCCGGCCACTCCGGTCTGTCATTTGTCTTATTACGAGGCCGATGCCTTTGCCAGATGGGCAGATGCGCGGTTACCCTCGGAAGAAGAGCAAGAACATGCAGCGAACGGGCAGTCTATCACGGGTAATTTTGGCCGCATGATCATCAAGGGAATTGCCCACGCCGTTCATCCCGACCCTGCTACAAAAAACGGCACAACACCAAATCAGATATACGGAGACGTATGGGAGTGGTCTCACAGTGCGTACGCCGCCTATCCCGGTTATCGTCCAGCTCAAGGGGCGGTGGGGGAATACAACGGTAAGTTCATGTGTGGACAATATGCTCTGCGCGGCGGCAGTTGTGCTACACCGACGGGTCACGTGCGCTTGACGTATCGCAATTTCTTTCCTCCCAGTGCGCGCTGGCAGTTCTCCGGTCTGCGCCTTGCGCAGGATGCCTGAACTCAGGAGCCTTACGTCTCATGCCCGCCATCGCCGAACCCCTCAGTCAGGAGGGAGCGCTCTCGTTTTTTCTGGACCAGGCACCGGATGCCGGCGACTTTCGTCAGGATGTCATCGCGGGTCTATCGCAAGCCCCCAAACAGATTGCTCCTAAACATTTCTACGATGCCGAAGGCTCCCGCTTATTTGATCTTATCTGCGAGACACCGGAGTATTACGTTACCCGCACCGAGTGCACTCTTCTGGATGACATAGCCGTCGAGATGGCACAACTGGCAGGTCCCGACGCCATCATTATCGAGTTTGGAAGCGGGGCCAGTGTTAAAATCCGCCGCTTACTTGACGAACTCAAAACACCACAGGCCTATGTAGCCATTGATATCAGCGCAGAACATTTACACACTTCGGCACAAAACCTAGCCAAAGATTGGCCCGTTTTGGACATCGGTGCTATCTGTGCCGATTTCACCGGCCACATCAACCTACCGGAATCTTTAACTCACCCCACCACCAGACGCCTCGGTTTTTTGCCAGGCTCTACTATCGGCAATTTTACGCCGACGGAAGCACAAGCTCTCCTCACACGATTTCATGACCTGCTGGCTCCCAACAGCGCTTTCCTCATCGGCGTGGATCTCAAAAAAGATCCCTCTCTCATAGAAGCCGCTTACAATGATGCCACAGGCATAACAGCAGCCTTCAACTACCATCTGCTTGAGCGCATGGTTGATGAGCTTGACGCCGACCTCAACCCCGATGCCTTTCACCACCGCGCTTTTTACAACACCGGCAAAGGACGAATAGAAATGCATCTGGAAAGCCAACACGCCCACACGGTTACCATTGATGGGCACAGTTTTGATTTTACAGAGGGAGAAACCATCCATACGGAAAACTCTTACAAATATACCGTTGAGGAGTTTCAGACGCTGTCTATCAAAGCCAAGTGGACACCTCAACGAGTATGGACAGACCCCAATCACCTACTCAGTATTCACTGGCTGGAAAGCACGCCCTCATAGCCGTGCCATCTTGAACATGAGTTCTGAAACATTTATGCTGACAACCGTGTCAACACAGCATAAAACAACAGACTCTGGAAGTTCTCCGGCAGGGCAAGTCCCATGAACCACAAAACCGGTATGCACCCTGAGATCTCTTTCATGACCCTTGGGGAAGGCACGGACAAAACCCAACGCAGTACCAAGACACTGGACGTAATTCTTGACAGCCTGTCTGATGATAAGGCTTTTGAAATTATCGTGATTGATTTAGCGGGTAAAACCCAGATTGCCGATTATATGGTGATCGCAAGTGGCCGCTCGGCGCGTCATGTAGGGGCAATCGCCGACCATGTTGTCAGACGTCTCAAAGAAACCGGCGCCGGACGCGCACGCATAGAAGGTTTACCCCAATGCGATTGGGTTTTAATTGATGCGATTGATGTTATTGCTCATGTTTTTCGCCCTGAAGTGCGGCAATTTTATAATCTGGAGAAAATGTGGACCGAATCTCATCTCTCCGACGATATGATCGTCTCTGCCCCCGAAGTGGACACCCCAACGGACACTCAATGAAGCTCCATATTGGCGCTACCGGCCGGATTCGTTCAGGACCGGAACAGGACCTTGTGCAGACTTATCTGAGCAGGGCAGTCAGCGCCGGACAAGGGCTTGGATTTCATGGACCTGAACTCCACGAAGTAGACGTAAAACAATCCCTCCCCATTGCGCAGCGCCAAACAAAAGAGGCGGATTTGCTGCGCAAATGTGCTCCCGATAATGCCATCATTGTTGCTCTGGATAGACAAGGACACACAGAAGACAGCGAAACCTTTGCCGCACGACTTGCGGATTGGCGGGATAGCGGTATCCGCGATCTTATCTTTATGATTGGCGGGGCTGACGGGTTGGATGCGGAATTATGTGCTCAGGCGCGTTTTGTTTTAGCCCTTGGCCCTATGACCTGGCCTCATGGACTTGTACGCATTATGCTGACCGAGCAGATTTACCGCGCCTTAACCATTTTGAACAATCACCCCTATCACCATGGTCATTAACCGGCCTGCAATTGTTTTTTTGGTTGCTCTGGCCCTTCCGGCCAACACAAGTATGGCGCAAACCCAACAAGACCAAAGCCGTCTTACAGCACTGGATAATCAGTTGCGCCTTGTCGTGAAAGAAAAACAATCTATTCAAGACGACATAGAAGAAAATCAACGTCTCATGGCGGCTGTTCTCGTTGGACTTGTTCACAACCGGCTTCGGGAGAATAAGACACCTACACCTTCTGCCGAAGAACGGCTTGCCGGAGAACGACGGAAAATGGTTATGCGCAGCCTGATTCCCCTTCTGCAAGAACGATATGAAACATTGCTGGGCAAAATAACCACCCTGAACGAGCAGCATCAAGCACTTCTAGCACAAAGGCAAGATATTGACCCCACCGCTCAAGCCACTCCTGATGATATAGAGACCTATCTTCAAGAAGCTCCTCGCTCGTTAACCATACCTGTTACCGGTACTTTCGCCCGCCGTTTTGTCAGCGAAGACAGTAACCAGAACGATGTGGATGGCGTATTTAAGGGTATCGTCATTGAAACACGTCTTGATGTCCCGGTATTCTCGCCTGTTGATGGCATCGTTATTTATGTGGGCGCACTAAATTTTTATGGAAAGACATTAATTATCAGGGCCGGAAAAGGGTATCATGTATTGCTGGCCGGGATGGAACGGGTTAAGGTTCAAACAAACCAGCGAGTTTTATCTGGTGAGCCTGTCGGCTTCACAGGCGTGGCCGGGCGTAGATTTGACAGTAAATTTAGCGGCAAAAACGAGGGGCAAAGTCAAAGCCATAAAAATCATGATGCAACGGACAACCGCACCATGCTATATTTCGAATTCAGAAAAGATGGTACCCCTATTGACCCCGTTCCCTGGTTTACAACAGGCACATCGCCACCGCTCTCATAGAGAGTAATAGCCACCATTCTACAGTCAACGTTCTACAATCAACAAAATCATAAGGGTAAAAACGATGAACCGGCCTCTTGCCATTGTTACGATAATTACGTGCGTGAGCCTTGGCATCGCCGCAGGTGTTGGGTTTGTACTCTTCACCCGCACCTCCCCTGCGGCTCTGGTCGTGGCTCAAAGCGCAGAGGTTGACGACAAAATTTATCGCCAACTCAATCTGCTCGGCGATATTTTTGAGCGCGTTCGTGAAGATTATGTAGAAAAACCGGAAGAGGAAGAGCTTATCAAATCTGCCATCAATGGCATGTTGAACTCTCTGGACCCCCATTCTTCATATCTGGATGCCGAGGCTTATAAAGATATGAGAGAAAACACCAGTGGTGAGTTCGGAGGGCTTGGCATTGAGGTAACGCTAACAGATGGCGTTGTGCAAGTTGTATCTCCCATTGATGACACGCCTGCTCAACGGGCTGGTATGCAAGCGGGGGACAGAATTACTCATCTGGATGGCGAGTCCATCACCGGCATTACCCTTTATGAAGCGGTCAAGAAGATGCGCGGAGAGGTAGGTGAAGAAATAGTACTCACCGTTGCGCGTGAAGGGATTACTAAACCGTTTAAAATCAAGATTGTGCGTGACCTTATCCGCATTCAGCCAGTCAAACACGAAGCCCGTGGCAATGTAGGTTATGTTCGCATCACTGTTTTTAATAACAACACTACGGAAGATCTTCACAAGGCGCTTGAGGAACTATCAGAAGAATTAGAGACAGATAAAGTTGCGGGCTATATTCTGGATTTGCGTAATAATCCGGGAGGGCTTCTCAATCAGGCGGTTTCCGTTTCGGATAGTTTTTTAGATCGCGGTGAAATTGTATCAACCCGGGGCCGTCAGGCCGGAAACATTCAGCGCTTTAATGCTAAAAAGGGAGATATGACAGATGGCGCCCCTATTATTGTACTAATTAATGGGGGAGCTGCGTCAGCTTCTGAAATCGTTGCCGGTGCTCTGCAAGATCACCGACGGGCTACAATTTTAGGTACGAGATCTTTCGGCAAAGGCTCTGTTCAAACGGTCTCTCCCATCGGTGAGGGGGGTGCTCTTCGCCTTACAACAGGGCGCTATTACGTTCCGTCCGGTGAATCTATTCATGATCGGGGCATAGAGCCGGACATTGAAGTCAAGGCTGTCCTTAAAGAGGATGAAGACGCGGAGGTTGAAGCAAGGGCAGAGGGTGAAGAAGACGAAGATGAAACCAGCGCCGTTTACTATTATGTGCCCAGAGACAAAGAAGAAGACGCCCAGATTAATTACGCTATGAAACTGCTGCAGGCGGTTCAAGAAGAACGTCTCAAGGTTACAGAGGCATCAAACAACAATAACGTCAACTAAGACGTTCAGGAATGTCTACCATCCAACGAGAGAATATGCCCTACCGCCCCTGCGTTGGCATTATGTTAATCAATCAGGAGGGCCTGGTATGGACAGGGCGACGGTCTTCTTTGGCCGGCGCTCCCCCGCTCGCTCAACCCTGGCAAATGCCTCAAGGCGGCATTGATGAAAACGAAACCCCTCTTGAGGCGGCTTTTCGTGAATTAAAAGAAGAAACCGGCACCAATGAAGCACAGGTTTTAGCCGAAACACCGGAGTGGCTCTACTATGACCTCCCTGACGAAAGCCTCGGTTGGGCACTTAAGGGTAAATATCGTGGCCAAAAACAAAAATGGTTTGCTATGGA
Proteins encoded in this region:
- the rlmH gene encoding 23S rRNA (pseudouridine(1915)-N(3))-methyltransferase RlmH, giving the protein MKLHIGATGRIRSGPEQDLVQTYLSRAVSAGQGLGFHGPELHEVDVKQSLPIAQRQTKEADLLRKCAPDNAIIVALDRQGHTEDSETFAARLADWRDSGIRDLIFMIGGADGLDAELCAQARFVLALGPMTWPHGLVRIMLTEQIYRALTILNNHPYHHGH
- a CDS encoding peptidoglycan DD-metalloendopeptidase family protein — its product is MAQTQQDQSRLTALDNQLRLVVKEKQSIQDDIEENQRLMAAVLVGLVHNRLRENKTPTPSAEERLAGERRKMVMRSLIPLLQERYETLLGKITTLNEQHQALLAQRQDIDPTAQATPDDIETYLQEAPRSLTIPVTGTFARRFVSEDSNQNDVDGVFKGIVIETRLDVPVFSPVDGIVIYVGALNFYGKTLIIRAGKGYHVLLAGMERVKVQTNQRVLSGEPVGFTGVAGRRFDSKFSGKNEGQSQSHKNHDATDNRTMLYFEFRKDGTPIDPVPWFTTGTSPPLS
- the nadD gene encoding nicotinate (nicotinamide) nucleotide adenylyltransferase yields the protein MRIGLLGGSFNPAHKGHLDLSLCALARLDLHQVWWVVSPRNPLKETLQVAPYEERLERAHDLAQHPAIVVSDIEYRMGLRYTIDTITALQNRNPGVDFVLLLGADNVLQLPHWRNWRKIIMRLPLAVMPRAPYTRTARTGKVAQIVNNHHVYGHTDNLHAHLRPPALIFLEGPENPLSSTALRNKET
- the egtB gene encoding ergothioneine biosynthesis protein EgtB produces the protein MTSDILIHPASHDAAHRTQTRDPTPCHHPPAHRDDREGFLHWYNTVRTDSQILADPLAPEDMVIQSMPDVSPTKWHLAHTSWFFETFLLTPYVSAYEPPNAIYGHLFNSYYEGIGQPFSRLRRGMISRPTVSEILDYRAQVDAAMAAFILNAPQDTWREAAAFVSLGLHHEQQHQELMLTDIKHVLSENPMMPAAYKAVDDFRGNMAEAQALEWHAFDGGLVDIGHDSQGTDPALDFAFDNESPRHEQLVRPFLLANRLITNGEYLSFVEDGGYQNPLLWLADGWSQVQENNWVAPLYWQRGEGYDCEQSDVWREFTLAGLVPLNPATPVCHLSYYEADAFARWADARLPSEEEQEHAANGQSITGNFGRMIIKGIAHAVHPDPATKNGTTPNQIYGDVWEWSHSAYAAYPGYRPAQGAVGEYNGKFMCGQYALRGGSCATPTGHVRLTYRNFFPPSARWQFSGLRLAQDA
- the rsfS gene encoding ribosome silencing factor produces the protein MNHKTGMHPEISFMTLGEGTDKTQRSTKTLDVILDSLSDDKAFEIIVIDLAGKTQIADYMVIASGRSARHVGAIADHVVRRLKETGAGRARIEGLPQCDWVLIDAIDVIAHVFRPEVRQFYNLEKMWTESHLSDDMIVSAPEVDTPTDTQ
- the egtD gene encoding L-histidine N(alpha)-methyltransferase encodes the protein MPAIAEPLSQEGALSFFLDQAPDAGDFRQDVIAGLSQAPKQIAPKHFYDAEGSRLFDLICETPEYYVTRTECTLLDDIAVEMAQLAGPDAIIIEFGSGASVKIRRLLDELKTPQAYVAIDISAEHLHTSAQNLAKDWPVLDIGAICADFTGHINLPESLTHPTTRRLGFLPGSTIGNFTPTEAQALLTRFHDLLAPNSAFLIGVDLKKDPSLIEAAYNDATGITAAFNYHLLERMVDELDADLNPDAFHHRAFYNTGKGRIEMHLESQHAHTVTIDGHSFDFTEGETIHTENSYKYTVEEFQTLSIKAKWTPQRVWTDPNHLLSIHWLESTPS
- the proB gene encoding glutamate 5-kinase, whose protein sequence is MSSGDITQAKRLVIKVGSALLVDEATGRLNETWLATLTEDIARMVARGQEIIVVSSGAIALGRHALKLPRGELRLEESQAAAASGQITLANIWAGALGKHELAAAQVLLTPGDTEQRRRYLNARATLTTLIKFNAIPIINENDTVATSEIRYGDNDRLAARVAVMIGADCLVLLSTVDGFYSADPGEDPTARRFDIIDIVTPQLEDMAADTGSDLSRGGMKTKLEAAHMALESGCRMVIAPGDTSAPLQAIEAGGPCTWFHTPHSPVTARKAWISGSLAPLGVLEIDEGALRALGAGKSLLPAGVKSVTGIFDRGDAVRVVTGQNQEVARGLCAWSSADAAQIAGCKSNEIKAILGYGGREEMIHRDDLVLKKQGKP
- a CDS encoding S41 family peptidase, with the translated sequence MNRPLAIVTIITCVSLGIAAGVGFVLFTRTSPAALVVAQSAEVDDKIYRQLNLLGDIFERVREDYVEKPEEEELIKSAINGMLNSLDPHSSYLDAEAYKDMRENTSGEFGGLGIEVTLTDGVVQVVSPIDDTPAQRAGMQAGDRITHLDGESITGITLYEAVKKMRGEVGEEIVLTVAREGITKPFKIKIVRDLIRIQPVKHEARGNVGYVRITVFNNNTTEDLHKALEELSEELETDKVAGYILDLRNNPGGLLNQAVSVSDSFLDRGEIVSTRGRQAGNIQRFNAKKGDMTDGAPIIVLINGGAASASEIVAGALQDHRRATILGTRSFGKGSVQTVSPIGEGGALRLTTGRYYVPSGESIHDRGIEPDIEVKAVLKEDEDAEVEARAEGEEDEDETSAVYYYVPRDKEEDAQINYAMKLLQAVQEERLKVTEASNNNNVN
- a CDS encoding RNA pyrophosphohydrolase — translated: MSTIQRENMPYRPCVGIMLINQEGLVWTGRRSSLAGAPPLAQPWQMPQGGIDENETPLEAAFRELKEETGTNEAQVLAETPEWLYYDLPDESLGWALKGKYRGQKQKWFAMDYQGQDEVFNLGTGNKAEFDQWAWRPAQELIHMVASFKREVYEQVVAEFASLLQQRN
- a CDS encoding glutamate-5-semialdehyde dehydrogenase; translation: MSATVQHITDSVETTAHALGRASREAAEVLACLGPKAKEAALLAAAMTMRADAGDILDANARDLEEASQRGLAEAKQERLTLNDERVEAMATALEDIAALPDPVGQTVSEWSRPNGLNIRRVRTPLGVVGVIYESRPNVTADAGALCLKAGNAVILRGGSECYHSNRAIHECLKQGLIAADIPEGAIQLVPSQDRAFVSALLSGLGGAIDVIVPRGGVSLLGRVKAEARVPVFGHLEGVCTIFVDREADLAMARDVVVNAKLRRTSICGAAETLLVDEQCAATHLKPLVTDLLDAGCAVRGDQATQAVDPRVEPATQEDWPREYLDAIISVGVVADVQAAMAHIGRYGSQHTEAIITDNEKTAALFLDQVDSAIVMHNTSTQYADGGEFGMGAEIGIATGRLHARGPVGVEQLTSFKYQVRGSGQTRP